The Lagopus muta isolate bLagMut1 chromosome 4, bLagMut1 primary, whole genome shotgun sequence genome has a window encoding:
- the LOC125692247 gene encoding uncharacterized protein LOC125692247 has translation MRRLWQPRQRVCLMMWRFRSLAAGSASACCCRGRMGRMPLVCGVSSWMSCSTWWWSLGRSQTGRDSLREDEEWQLVSSRRRRQPPSSRPTSVPLIPLCNRYETLKPEGEVTDDNVGALPPSLPKVRRSAPRLKTASSKKERRVVVVGDSLLRGTEGPICRPDPTRREVCCLPAARVRDISRKLPSLIRPSDYYPLLIVQAGSDEIPVRSLRIIKNDFRRLGKSVDGAGIQVVFASIPLVTGMNAEMTRKSHLINAWLRGWCKRKNFGFFDHGVVYSASGLRSDDGNCLSPKGRRILAQELAGLVERALN, from the exons ATGCGAAGACTGTGGCAACCCAGACAGAGGGTCTGCTTAATGATGTGGCGGTTCAGGTCTCTGGCTGCCGGGAGtgcctcagcctgctgctgccgggGGAGGATGGGAAGGATGCCACTTGTGTGCGGTGTGAGCAGCTGGATGAGCTGCTCAACCTGGTGGTGGAGCTTAGGGAGGAG TCAAACAGGGAGAGACAGCTTGAGAGAAGATGAGGAATGGCAGCTGGTCTCATCCCGGCGTCGCAGGCAACCCCCAAGTTCTCGACCTACCTCGGTTCCCCTGATCCCTCTCTGTAATAGGTATGAAACCCTGAAACCAGAGGGAGAGGTGACTGATGATAATGTGGGAGCACTGCCGCCAAGCTTGCCTAAGGTGAGGCGGTCAGCTCCGCGTTTAAAGACTGCCTCctccaagaaagaaaggagagtggTAGTTGTAGGTGACTCTCTTCTGAGAGGAACAGAGGGTCCAATATGTCGTCCTGACCCTACCCGtagggaggtgtgctgccttcctgcagcccggGTCAGGGATATTTCTAGAAAACTCCCCAGCCTTATCCGCCCCTCTGATTATTATCCTCTATTGATAGTTCAGGCCGGCAGTGATGAGATCCCTGTTAGAAGCCTGAGgattataaaaaatgattttaggaGACTGGGGAAGTCAGTTGATGGAGCGGGCATACAAGTAGTGTTTGCCAGCATTCCCTTGGTGACAGGGATGAACGCTGAAATGACCAGGAAAAGCCATCTTATAAATgcatggctgagaggctggtgcaagCGTAAAAATTTTGGATTCTTTGATCATGGGGTGGTCTATTCGGCATCTGGCCTGAGGTCTGATGATGGGAATTGCTTGTCTCCAAAAGGGAGACGGATacttgcccaggagctggcgggACTTGTagagagggctttaaactag